The following are encoded together in the Erwinia sp. E602 genome:
- a CDS encoding penicillin-binding transpeptidase domain-containing protein, with the protein MPPLKKMPTRSQPAPTFNPVRFRWVCCGVMACLVFLLARVADLQLINHPMLEKQADERSLRTVTLPTNRGTLLDRNGEALALSVPSRDIIADPQRVLEAHPDFTNAKWQYLANALEQRPEQLAAQINANPQRRFLYLGRKIELGIAKDIAKLHLAGISTRYDDSRFYPMSEATAPLLGIVGADNSGLTGLEKGFDKLLQGTPGVEKYRQDASGNIIAMIDYEPPRQPPTVQLSIDKFDQFTMYSKLRDGVLLNKADSGAAVLIKIDTGEILGMASYPSFNPNNFADVAPNQMRNAAINDSYEPGSTVKPLVVMEGLARKLVRPDSVLDTTPYRVNGHLIRDVGHWPRLTMTGILQKSSDIGVSHIALAMPAQVLVDTYQSFGLGKPTGLGLTGESVGYFPAHRQRWADIERATFSFGYGLRVTPLQIAREYATLGSFGIYRPLSITKVSPPVLGQRVADEQTVREVVHMMESDALPGGSGVRAAVPGYRLAIKTGTAEKMGDSGKYDGGYINYTAGVAPASNPQVALVIMINHPTAGDHFGGSVASPVFGNIIGPVLKHMNIPPDAIYTHG; encoded by the coding sequence ATGCCCCCGCTAAAAAAAATGCCGACGCGTTCACAGCCCGCTCCCACCTTTAACCCGGTTCGTTTTCGCTGGGTTTGCTGTGGGGTGATGGCCTGCCTGGTCTTCCTGCTGGCGCGGGTGGCCGATCTGCAGTTAATCAATCATCCCATGCTGGAAAAGCAGGCCGATGAACGTTCGCTGCGCACGGTGACGCTGCCGACCAACCGGGGAACCTTGCTGGATCGCAACGGCGAAGCGCTGGCGCTGAGCGTGCCTTCACGCGATATTATTGCCGATCCGCAGCGGGTGCTGGAGGCGCATCCGGATTTCACCAACGCCAAATGGCAGTATCTGGCGAATGCGCTGGAGCAGCGGCCGGAGCAGCTGGCGGCTCAGATCAACGCTAACCCACAGCGGCGCTTCCTTTATCTGGGGCGCAAGATTGAACTGGGCATCGCCAAAGATATTGCCAAACTGCATCTGGCCGGTATCAGCACCCGCTATGACGACAGCCGTTTTTACCCGATGAGCGAGGCCACCGCGCCGCTGCTGGGGATCGTCGGGGCGGATAACAGCGGCCTGACCGGGCTGGAAAAAGGCTTTGATAAGCTACTGCAGGGGACGCCAGGCGTGGAGAAGTATCGTCAGGATGCCAGTGGCAACATCATCGCCATGATCGACTACGAGCCACCGCGCCAGCCGCCAACGGTGCAGCTGAGTATTGATAAGTTCGACCAGTTTACGATGTACAGCAAGCTGCGCGATGGGGTACTGCTGAACAAGGCGGATTCCGGTGCGGCGGTGCTGATCAAGATCGACACCGGCGAAATCCTCGGTATGGCCTCCTATCCCTCCTTCAACCCGAACAACTTCGCCGACGTTGCGCCGAACCAGATGCGCAACGCGGCGATTAACGACAGCTATGAACCCGGTTCCACGGTAAAACCGCTGGTGGTTATGGAGGGGCTGGCGCGCAAGCTGGTGCGGCCGGACTCGGTGCTGGACACCACGCCTTACCGGGTTAACGGCCATCTGATCCGCGACGTTGGTCACTGGCCGCGGCTGACCATGACCGGCATTCTGCAAAAATCCAGCGACATCGGCGTGTCGCATATCGCGCTGGCGATGCCGGCGCAGGTGCTGGTGGACACCTATCAGTCGTTTGGCCTGGGCAAACCTACCGGACTGGGGCTGACCGGTGAAAGCGTCGGCTACTTCCCGGCGCATCGCCAGCGCTGGGCGGATATCGAGCGTGCCACCTTCTCCTTTGGTTACGGCCTGCGGGTCACGCCGCTGCAGATCGCCCGCGAGTACGCCACGCTGGGTTCATTTGGCATTTATCGTCCGCTGTCGATTACCAAAGTCAGCCCGCCGGTGCTCGGCCAGCGGGTGGCCGACGAGCAGACGGTGCGTGAAGTGGTGCATATGATGGAGAGTGATGCCCTGCCCGGCGGCAGCGGCGTGCGCGCCGCCGTTCCCGGCTACCGGCTGGCGATCAAGACCGGCACTGCCGAAAAAATGGGTGACAGCGGCAAATACGACGGGGGGTACATTAACTATACCGCCGGCGTGGCCCCGGCCAGTAATCCGCAGGTGGCGCTGGTGATTATGATTAACCACCCAACCGCGGGCGATCACTTTGGCGGATCGGTGGCGTCACCGGTGTTTGGTAACATCATCGGGCCGGTACTGAAACATATGAATATTCCACCGGATGCCATCTACACCCACGGCTAA
- the lysA gene encoding diaminopimelate decarboxylase has translation MPRPLTDTTTALNHTNLLALARQYPGPVWAYDAEIIRERIGQLQQFDVVRFAQKACSNIHILRLMREAGVKVDSVSLGEIERALAAGYQPGGDEIVFTADLLDEPTLARVAELKVPVNAGSVDMLHQLGAVSAGHPVWLRVNPGFGHGHSQKTNTGGENSKHGIWHGDMALALEAIQRYQLKLVGIHMHIGSGVDYGHLEQVCDAMVNLVVNFGQDLEAISAGGGLSIPYQPGGETIDTRHYFGLWDSARQRVAQHLGHPVKLEIEPGRFLVAESGVLLSQVRAVKQMGSRHFVLVDAGFNELMRPSMYGSYHHISAIAGDGRELDEQACVESVVAGPLCESGDVFTQQEGGRVESRALPAVQVGDYLVFHDTGAYGASMSSNYNSRPLIPEVLFENGQPRQIRRAQTVAELLALEL, from the coding sequence ATGCCACGCCCGCTTACCGATACCACCACCGCCCTGAACCATACCAACCTGCTGGCCCTGGCGCGCCAGTATCCCGGCCCGGTCTGGGCCTACGATGCGGAGATTATCCGTGAGCGCATCGGCCAGCTGCAGCAGTTTGACGTGGTACGCTTCGCGCAGAAAGCCTGCTCGAACATCCATATTCTGCGCCTGATGCGTGAGGCGGGGGTGAAGGTCGACTCGGTGTCGCTGGGCGAGATCGAGCGTGCGCTGGCGGCGGGTTATCAGCCGGGCGGCGACGAGATCGTCTTTACCGCCGATCTGCTTGATGAGCCAACGCTGGCGCGGGTGGCGGAGCTGAAGGTGCCGGTCAACGCCGGTTCGGTCGACATGCTGCACCAGCTGGGCGCGGTCTCAGCCGGGCACCCGGTGTGGCTGCGTGTCAACCCTGGCTTTGGCCACGGCCACAGCCAGAAAACCAATACCGGCGGGGAGAACAGCAAGCACGGTATCTGGCACGGCGACATGGCGCTGGCGCTGGAGGCGATTCAGCGCTACCAGCTTAAACTGGTGGGCATTCATATGCATATCGGTTCCGGCGTCGACTACGGCCACCTGGAGCAGGTGTGCGACGCGATGGTCAACCTGGTGGTGAATTTTGGCCAGGACCTGGAGGCGATCTCCGCCGGCGGTGGCCTGTCGATTCCTTACCAGCCGGGCGGTGAAACCATCGATACCCGCCACTATTTTGGCCTGTGGGACAGCGCGCGTCAGCGCGTGGCGCAGCACCTTGGTCACCCGGTTAAGCTGGAGATCGAGCCAGGCCGTTTCCTGGTGGCAGAATCCGGAGTGCTGCTAAGCCAGGTGCGCGCGGTGAAGCAGATGGGCAGCCGTCACTTTGTACTGGTGGATGCGGGCTTTAACGAGCTGATGCGTCCCTCCATGTACGGCAGCTATCACCATATTTCCGCCATCGCCGGTGACGGGCGTGAGCTGGATGAACAGGCCTGCGTTGAGAGCGTGGTGGCCGGGCCGCTGTGCGAATCCGGTGATGTGTTCACCCAGCAGGAGGGCGGCAGGGTGGAGAGCCGCGCGCTGCCTGCTGTGCAGGTTGGTGACTACCTGGTGTTCCACGACACCGGCGCTTACGGTGCCTCGATGTCCTCTAACTACAACAGCCGTCCGCTGATCCCGGAAGTGCTGTTTGAAAACGGCCAGCCGCGCCAGATCCGCCGTGCGCAGACGGTGGCCGAACTGCTGGCGCTGGAGCTGTAA
- the galR gene encoding HTH-type transcriptional regulator GalR, with product MATIKDVARLAGVSVATVSRVINHSPKASESSRLAVTEAMESLHYHPNANARALAQQSTETIGLVVGDVSDPFFGAMVKSVDEIAWQTGNFLLIGNGYHDEQKERQAIEQLIRHRCAALVVHAKKVPDSELIPLMKQIPGMVLLNRIVPGFEPRCIALDDRYGSWLATRHLIQQGHENIAFICSTHSISDATDRLQGYYDALKEHGIAVNDRLVAWGEPDEVGGELAMTELLGQGKNFTAVTCYNDSMAAGALAVLSDNGVQVPEQMSLIGFDDVLVSRYVRPRLTTVRYPIVTMAQQAAALALALASGQALPEVTNLFSPTLVRRHSVSAPPA from the coding sequence ATGGCTACCATAAAGGATGTTGCCAGGCTCGCGGGCGTATCGGTCGCGACCGTATCAAGGGTGATCAATCACTCGCCCAAGGCGAGCGAAAGTTCACGCCTGGCCGTAACAGAGGCGATGGAGTCGCTTCATTATCACCCCAACGCCAACGCGCGCGCGCTGGCCCAGCAGTCGACGGAGACCATCGGGCTGGTGGTCGGCGACGTATCCGATCCGTTTTTTGGCGCGATGGTTAAATCGGTGGACGAGATTGCCTGGCAGACCGGCAATTTTCTGTTGATTGGTAACGGTTATCATGACGAGCAGAAAGAGCGCCAGGCGATTGAGCAGCTGATCCGCCACCGCTGCGCGGCGCTGGTGGTTCATGCGAAAAAGGTGCCGGACAGCGAGCTGATCCCGCTGATGAAACAGATCCCGGGTATGGTGCTGCTGAACCGGATAGTGCCGGGGTTTGAGCCACGCTGTATCGCGCTGGATGACCGTTACGGTTCCTGGCTGGCGACCCGCCATCTGATTCAGCAGGGTCATGAAAATATTGCCTTTATCTGCTCGACCCACTCAATCTCCGATGCCACCGATCGTCTGCAGGGTTACTACGACGCCCTGAAAGAGCACGGGATCGCGGTCAACGACCGGCTGGTCGCCTGGGGAGAACCGGATGAGGTCGGCGGTGAGCTGGCGATGACCGAACTGCTCGGTCAGGGTAAAAACTTTACCGCCGTCACCTGCTACAACGACTCAATGGCCGCCGGCGCGCTGGCGGTACTGAGTGATAACGGCGTGCAGGTGCCGGAGCAGATGTCGCTGATCGGCTTTGATGATGTGCTGGTCTCGCGCTACGTTCGCCCGCGCCTGACCACCGTGCGTTACCCGATCGTCACCATGGCACAGCAGGCCGCCGCGCTGGCGCTGGCCTTAGCCAGCGGCCAGGCTCTGCCGGAGGTCACCAACCTGTTCAGCCCGACGCTGGTTCGCCGTCACTCGGTCAGCGCACCGCCCGCCTGA
- a CDS encoding efflux RND transporter periplasmic adaptor subunit gives MRLRISAASLALLLAACDQTAAPVASNKPVDVGVVTLSAETVTLLSQLPGRTTAVRTAEVRPQVSGIILKRLFKEGSEVKAGDPLYLIDPATYQAAYDKAQATLSNAQTLANRYKPLAAAHAVSQQTYEDAAASAKEAKADLESARVNLSYTHVYAPITGHIGRSLSTEGALVTSGQSSYLTTIQQLDPIYVDVSESSQALLRQRRALADGKLQAVGNNAAAVKLTLEDGSAYDEPGQLEFSEVTVDESTGSVTMRARFPNPKRLLLPGMFVHASFPQGIAEQGILAPQEAIMHDNKGRPYVYVVQADNRIAQQTITTGEMQHGKWLVESGLKAGDRVVVDGLQNLHVGSQVNPSEHQIKATPQANLTTADPSAQ, from the coding sequence ATGCGCTTAAGGATCTCTGCCGCGAGTCTGGCTCTGCTGCTGGCCGCCTGCGACCAGACGGCAGCCCCGGTTGCCAGCAATAAGCCCGTTGATGTCGGGGTGGTCACGCTGTCCGCTGAAACGGTCACCCTGTTAAGCCAGTTACCCGGCCGTACCACCGCGGTCAGAACCGCAGAGGTCCGTCCGCAGGTCAGCGGCATTATTCTGAAGCGTCTGTTTAAAGAGGGCAGTGAGGTCAAAGCGGGCGATCCGCTCTATCTGATCGATCCGGCAACGTATCAGGCGGCGTACGATAAAGCGCAGGCCACGCTGAGTAATGCGCAGACGCTGGCCAACCGCTACAAGCCGCTCGCCGCCGCGCATGCGGTCAGCCAGCAAACCTACGAGGATGCGGCGGCCAGTGCCAAAGAGGCGAAGGCCGATCTGGAAAGCGCCCGCGTTAACCTCAGCTACACCCACGTCTATGCGCCGATTACCGGGCATATCGGTCGCTCGCTCTCCACCGAGGGGGCGCTGGTGACCAGCGGCCAGAGCAGTTACCTCACCACCATCCAGCAGCTGGACCCGATCTACGTTGACGTCAGCGAATCCTCGCAGGCGTTGCTGCGCCAGCGGCGCGCGCTGGCCGACGGCAAGTTGCAGGCGGTGGGTAACAACGCCGCGGCGGTAAAACTGACGCTGGAAGATGGTTCCGCCTACGACGAACCGGGGCAGCTGGAATTTTCGGAAGTCACCGTCGATGAAAGTACCGGCAGCGTGACCATGCGCGCGCGCTTTCCTAACCCGAAACGTCTGCTGCTGCCCGGCATGTTTGTGCACGCCAGCTTCCCGCAGGGGATAGCGGAGCAGGGGATCCTCGCCCCGCAGGAGGCGATCATGCACGACAACAAAGGGCGGCCCTATGTCTACGTGGTGCAGGCTGATAACCGCATCGCGCAGCAGACGATAACCACCGGTGAGATGCAGCACGGTAAATGGCTGGTGGAGAGCGGGCTGAAGGCCGGTGACCGGGTGGTGGTGGATGGCCTGCAAAACCTGCACGTCGGCAGCCAGGTAAACCCCAGCGAGCATCAGATCAAAGCCACGCCGCAGGCCAACTTAACCACCGCCGATCCCTCCGCGCAGTAA
- a CDS encoding molybdopterin guanine dinucleotide-containing S/N-oxide reductase, with product MTVKKFPHLAHWGAFTAVTEQGRLLRCEPFFADRDPSPMLKSIPELVYSDKRIRQPMVRRSWLRARENSDRSLRGREDFVAVDWETALDLVADENRRVRDRYGASGIFDGSYGWSSAGRVHHARTLVRRFYNQGGGAIDQQGNYSWGAAQFFLPYVIGTFAPLTGRVTDWPSVVQHCDIFIAFGGLALKNGQVASGGAAEHSLKPALLQLAAKGTPVVNISPMRDDCPEFVNAEWIPIRPNTDVALMLALGFEIERRGAVDSGFLQSHCVGWPQLRAYLLGESDGQPKTPQWASEITGIPAARISLLAQQLCGQRSFITCSYSVQRAHRGEQPYWMMIALSSMLGQPGLPGGGFSFGHGSMNSVGNPRTEGPSPLMSTGVNPIASQAIPVARIADMLLHPGTPYTFQGETHTYPEIHLVHWAGGNPFHHHQQLNRLVEGWQRPDTVIVQDIVWTPAAQMADIVLPVTTTLERNDIGGSSKDRFVLAMHQAIKPQHQARHDFDIFADLAERLGYRETFTENRSEMGWIQHLYQQCALAHRGKGIDFPDFDTFWQQGHVEIPPSEKDWVFMQEFRHDPVAHPIKTASGRIELYSDTIAGYQLEDFAPHPQWQPPREWLGADASQRFPLHMISIQPADRLHSQMDATPSVQANKTAGRETLWMHPLDAAARGIVDGEVIEVSNDRGRMQAGVRITDGVSQSVVLIATGAWFDPGFGKAWQPYDRAGNPNVLTLDIGTSSLTQGPNAMSCLVEIKKAEGGL from the coding sequence ATGACCGTTAAAAAATTCCCGCATCTTGCCCACTGGGGCGCGTTTACCGCCGTAACAGAGCAGGGCAGGCTGCTGCGCTGCGAGCCGTTTTTCGCCGATCGGGATCCGTCGCCGATGCTGAAAAGCATTCCGGAACTGGTCTATTCCGACAAACGCATCCGTCAGCCGATGGTGCGCCGGTCATGGCTCAGGGCGCGTGAGAACAGCGATCGTTCGCTGCGCGGGCGGGAAGATTTTGTCGCGGTAGACTGGGAAACCGCGCTGGACCTGGTGGCCGATGAAAACCGCCGGGTGCGCGATCGCTACGGCGCGAGCGGTATTTTTGACGGCTCTTACGGCTGGTCATCGGCGGGAAGGGTGCACCACGCGCGAACCCTGGTACGGCGCTTCTACAACCAGGGCGGCGGCGCCATCGACCAGCAGGGCAACTACAGCTGGGGCGCCGCGCAGTTCTTCCTGCCTTACGTCATCGGCACCTTTGCGCCGCTCACCGGCCGGGTCACCGACTGGCCGAGCGTGGTGCAGCACTGCGATATTTTTATCGCCTTTGGCGGGCTGGCGCTGAAAAACGGCCAGGTGGCCTCCGGCGGTGCGGCGGAGCACAGCCTGAAGCCGGCGCTGCTGCAGCTGGCCGCCAAAGGCACACCGGTGGTTAATATCAGCCCGATGCGCGACGACTGTCCGGAGTTTGTTAACGCCGAGTGGATCCCGATCCGGCCTAACACCGACGTGGCGCTGATGCTGGCGCTGGGCTTTGAGATTGAACGGCGGGGAGCGGTGGACAGCGGCTTCCTGCAGTCGCACTGCGTCGGCTGGCCGCAGCTGCGCGCCTATCTGCTGGGTGAAAGCGATGGCCAGCCGAAAACGCCGCAGTGGGCCAGTGAGATCACCGGCATTCCTGCTGCCCGCATCAGCCTGCTGGCGCAGCAGCTGTGCGGCCAGCGCAGCTTTATCACCTGCTCCTATTCGGTTCAGCGCGCCCATCGCGGCGAACAGCCGTACTGGATGATGATCGCGCTCTCCTCGATGCTCGGTCAGCCCGGCCTGCCCGGCGGCGGGTTCTCGTTTGGTCACGGCTCGATGAACAGCGTCGGCAATCCGCGTACTGAAGGGCCTTCACCGCTGATGTCAACCGGGGTGAACCCGATCGCCAGCCAGGCGATCCCGGTGGCGCGCATTGCCGATATGCTGCTGCATCCGGGCACGCCCTACACCTTCCAGGGCGAAACGCACACCTATCCGGAGATCCACCTGGTGCACTGGGCGGGCGGCAACCCGTTCCACCATCATCAGCAGCTCAACCGTCTGGTAGAGGGCTGGCAGCGGCCGGACACGGTGATCGTGCAGGATATCGTCTGGACGCCGGCGGCACAGATGGCGGATATCGTGCTGCCGGTGACGACGACGCTGGAACGTAACGATATTGGCGGCTCGTCAAAGGACCGCTTTGTGCTGGCGATGCATCAGGCGATTAAGCCGCAGCATCAGGCGCGTCACGACTTTGATATTTTCGCCGATCTGGCCGAGCGCCTCGGCTACCGGGAGACCTTCACCGAAAACCGCAGCGAAATGGGGTGGATCCAACACCTCTACCAGCAGTGCGCGCTGGCGCACCGCGGCAAGGGCATCGACTTCCCGGACTTTGACACCTTCTGGCAGCAGGGGCACGTGGAGATCCCGCCGTCGGAGAAAGACTGGGTGTTTATGCAGGAGTTCCGCCATGATCCGGTGGCCCATCCGATCAAGACCGCCAGCGGCAGGATTGAGCTCTACAGTGACACCATCGCCGGCTATCAGCTGGAGGATTTTGCGCCGCACCCGCAGTGGCAGCCGCCGCGTGAATGGCTGGGGGCCGACGCCAGCCAGCGCTTCCCGCTGCATATGATTTCGATCCAGCCTGCCGATCGCCTGCACAGCCAGATGGACGCTACGCCGTCGGTGCAGGCCAATAAAACCGCCGGACGTGAAACGCTGTGGATGCATCCGCTGGATGCTGCCGCCCGCGGAATTGTTGACGGTGAGGTGATTGAGGTCAGTAACGATCGCGGACGTATGCAGGCCGGCGTTCGCATCACCGACGGCGTCAGCCAGAGCGTGGTGCTGATTGCCACCGGCGCCTGGTTCGATCCCGGCTTTGGTAAAGCGTGGCAGCCCTATGACCGTGCCGGTAATCCGAACGTATTAACGCTGGATATCGGTACTTCATCGCTGACGCAGGGGCCGAACGCGATGAGCTGTCTGGTCGAAATTAAAAAGGCGGAAGGCGGTCTGTAA
- a CDS encoding efflux RND transporter permease subunit codes for MSEFFIERPIFAWVIAIVVMLVGALAILQLPVNQYPNIAPPAISIAVTYPGASAETTQNTVVQVIEQQLNGIDNLRYIESQSASDGSATIIVTFNQGTDPDIAQVQVQNKVSLAESQLPTEVTQQGINVRKYQANFMLVVSLVSTDGRMSNGDLADLLVSRLEDPIARTPGVGDFFVLGSEYGMRIWLDPAKLYKYQLIPSDVTTAITQQNVQVSSGKLAGLPTIEGAKFSATIVGKSRFQKISQFENILLKVNTDGSQVRLRDVASVDLGPQDYSISATQNGKPSAGMALRLASGGNVLDAVNAVKATVEGLKDTLPAGVKVEFPYDTSPVVSASIEEVVKTLFEAIALVFLVMLVFLQNLRATLITTMVVPVVLLGTFGILSACGYTINTLTMFGMVLAIGLLVDDAIVVVENVERVMHDEHLDPKAATIKSMAQIQGALFGIALVLSAVLLPMAFFSGSTGVIYRQFSITIVSAMVLSVLMALTFTPALCATLLKPSAAEQKTTGLAGWFNRRFDAGTLHYTRGVGTVISRRGLFLVIYLAIVLATGYLFTRVPTSFLPDEDQGVMMMQVTLPTNASTERTQQVLDEIQQWLAKNEPAVTSVFEPNGFSFSGRGQNSAMAFVLLKPWAERNSDQSVQKIAARTMAHFASMKDARVFALVPPAVMELGNATGFDFFLQDTRNQGHAALMAARNQFLSMAAQDKRLFATRPNGMEDEPQYHLIIDDERARALGISLEDIDNELSTAWGSSYVNQFIYHGRVKKVYVQGNAGSRVTPEDLSKWYFRNTSGTMVPFSAFGSGEWQYGSPRYERFNGVSAVEIMGSPASGYSSGDAVKAVQEIAARLPAGFKVQWHGLSWEEQSSGSQTTALYTLSILMVFLCLAALYESWSIPFSVLLVVPLGVLGTLLAVLLRGLENDVFFQVGLLTTVGLAAKNAILIVEFAKDLHEKEGRGLVEAALEAAKLRIRPIIMTSMAFVLGVLPLTISHGAGAGSQHSIGTAVVGGMITATFLAIFFVPMFYVVVAQRFAGKKKIKTEVQQNDA; via the coding sequence ATGTCTGAATTCTTCATAGAGCGCCCGATTTTTGCCTGGGTAATCGCAATAGTGGTGATGCTGGTGGGGGCGCTGGCGATCCTGCAGCTGCCGGTTAATCAGTATCCGAACATTGCGCCACCGGCCATTTCGATCGCGGTCACCTATCCGGGCGCCAGCGCGGAAACCACCCAGAATACCGTGGTGCAGGTGATTGAGCAGCAGCTGAACGGCATTGATAATCTGCGCTATATCGAATCACAAAGCGCCAGCGACGGCAGCGCCACCATTATCGTCACCTTTAATCAGGGCACCGATCCCGATATCGCCCAGGTGCAGGTGCAGAACAAGGTGTCGCTGGCCGAGTCGCAGCTGCCGACGGAAGTCACCCAGCAGGGGATTAACGTCCGCAAGTACCAGGCTAACTTTATGCTGGTGGTCAGCCTGGTGTCGACCGACGGCAGGATGAGTAACGGTGACCTGGCCGACCTGCTGGTCTCCAGACTGGAAGATCCGATTGCGCGCACGCCCGGCGTGGGTGACTTCTTCGTACTGGGCTCTGAATACGGCATGCGCATCTGGCTGGACCCGGCGAAGCTGTACAAGTATCAGCTGATCCCCAGTGACGTCACCACCGCCATCACCCAGCAAAACGTGCAGGTCTCCAGCGGTAAACTGGCCGGGCTGCCGACCATTGAGGGGGCGAAGTTCAGCGCCACCATCGTCGGGAAAAGCCGTTTCCAGAAGATATCGCAGTTTGAAAATATCCTGCTGAAGGTCAATACCGACGGTTCCCAGGTGCGGCTGCGCGACGTGGCCAGCGTGGATCTCGGCCCACAGGATTACAGCATCTCGGCGACCCAGAACGGTAAGCCTTCAGCGGGTATGGCGCTGCGTCTGGCCAGCGGCGGTAACGTGCTGGATGCGGTGAACGCGGTGAAAGCCACGGTGGAAGGACTGAAAGACACGCTGCCTGCCGGGGTGAAAGTAGAGTTCCCTTATGACACCTCGCCGGTGGTCAGCGCCTCGATTGAGGAGGTGGTGAAAACCCTGTTTGAGGCGATTGCGCTGGTGTTCCTGGTGATGCTGGTATTCCTGCAGAACCTGCGCGCCACGCTGATCACCACCATGGTGGTGCCGGTGGTGCTGCTGGGCACCTTCGGCATCCTGTCCGCCTGCGGTTACACCATCAACACCCTGACCATGTTCGGCATGGTGCTGGCCATCGGCCTGCTGGTGGATGATGCCATCGTGGTGGTGGAGAACGTCGAGCGCGTGATGCACGACGAACATCTTGATCCGAAGGCCGCCACCATCAAGTCGATGGCGCAGATCCAGGGCGCGCTGTTTGGTATCGCGCTGGTGCTGTCGGCGGTGCTGCTGCCGATGGCCTTCTTCAGCGGCTCCACCGGGGTTATCTATCGCCAGTTCTCAATCACCATCGTGTCGGCGATGGTGCTGTCGGTGCTGATGGCGCTGACCTTTACCCCGGCGCTGTGCGCCACGCTGCTTAAACCCAGCGCGGCCGAGCAGAAAACCACCGGGCTGGCGGGCTGGTTCAACCGCAGGTTTGACGCCGGCACGCTGCACTATACCCGCGGCGTGGGCACGGTGATCTCACGCCGTGGCCTGTTCCTCGTCATCTACCTGGCGATCGTCCTCGCTACCGGCTACCTGTTCACGCGGGTGCCCACCTCGTTCCTGCCGGATGAGGATCAGGGGGTGATGATGATGCAGGTCACGCTGCCAACCAACGCCTCCACCGAGCGTACCCAGCAGGTGCTGGATGAGATCCAGCAGTGGCTGGCGAAGAACGAACCGGCGGTAACCTCCGTATTTGAACCTAACGGATTCAGCTTTTCCGGGCGCGGCCAGAACAGCGCGATGGCCTTTGTGCTGCTCAAACCCTGGGCGGAGCGCAACAGTGACCAGTCGGTGCAGAAGATTGCCGCGCGCACCATGGCCCACTTCGCCAGCATGAAGGATGCCAGAGTGTTTGCGCTGGTGCCGCCGGCGGTGATGGAGCTGGGTAACGCCACCGGCTTCGACTTCTTCCTGCAGGACACCCGCAACCAGGGGCATGCGGCGCTGATGGCGGCGCGTAATCAGTTCCTCAGCATGGCGGCACAGGATAAACGGCTGTTCGCCACCCGTCCTAACGGCATGGAGGATGAGCCGCAGTACCACCTGATTATCGATGATGAACGGGCGCGGGCGCTGGGCATCAGCCTGGAGGATATCGACAACGAACTCTCCACCGCCTGGGGTTCCAGCTACGTGAACCAGTTTATCTACCACGGCCGCGTCAAGAAGGTCTATGTGCAGGGTAACGCCGGTTCACGCGTCACGCCGGAAGACCTCAGCAAATGGTACTTCCGTAACACCAGCGGCACCATGGTACCGTTCTCCGCCTTTGGCAGCGGTGAATGGCAGTACGGCTCGCCGCGCTATGAACGCTTTAACGGCGTCTCGGCGGTGGAGATTATGGGGTCCCCGGCCAGCGGTTACAGCAGCGGCGACGCGGTGAAAGCGGTGCAGGAGATTGCCGCCAGACTGCCGGCGGGCTTTAAGGTGCAGTGGCACGGCCTCTCCTGGGAGGAGCAGTCGTCCGGCTCACAGACTACGGCGCTGTATACCCTGTCGATTCTGATGGTGTTTCTGTGCCTGGCCGCGCTGTATGAGAGCTGGTCGATTCCCTTCTCGGTGCTGCTGGTGGTGCCGCTTGGGGTGCTCGGCACCCTTCTCGCCGTGCTGCTGCGCGGGCTGGAAAACGACGTGTTCTTCCAGGTGGGGCTGCTGACCACCGTCGGGCTCGCGGCGAAGAACGCCATTCTGATCGTCGAGTTTGCCAAAGACCTGCATGAAAAAGAGGGACGCGGACTGGTTGAAGCGGCGCTGGAGGCGGCGAAGCTGCGCATCCGGCCCATTATCATGACCTCGATGGCCTTCGTGCTCGGGGTGCTGCCGCTGACCATCTCCCACGGCGCCGGGGCCGGCAGCCAGCACTCGATCGGGACCGCCGTGGTCGGCGGCATGATCACCGCGACCTTCCTCGCCATCTTCTTTGTGCCGATGTTTTACGTGGTAGTGGCGCAGCGTTTTGCCGGAAAAAAGAAAATCAAAACAGAGGTCCAACAGAATGACGCATAA